In the genome of Dermacentor silvarum isolate Dsil-2018 chromosome 1, BIME_Dsil_1.4, whole genome shotgun sequence, one region contains:
- the LOC119459810 gene encoding ELMO domain-containing protein 3-like gives MDTWPLEPEESDETEPADLSTPAFFKLAEFGPFDNENTLHLEILQTIYRKLTNTVYDCPRYGSHWERIGFQGNDPATDLRGVGLLGILHLLFLTTGFGNIELVNDIYSLSRDREQNFPFALMSLNITKVSIEALREEVLNRCCNERNDVTDVVNEFYAGTFLLLYLSWKNKKLTIKDSGFILKETSFLAKKKPGYVLQNLMDYQEEQSSLTTSQVFTNLAAIEAQ, from the exons ATGGACACATGGCCACTGGAACCAGAGGAGAGCGACGAAACG GAACCGGCTGACCTCAGTACACCGGCGTTCTTTAAGCTCGCAGAATTCG GTCCGTTCGATAACGAGAACACGCTGCATTTGGAGATTCTGCAGACAATCTACAGGAAACTCACGAACACTGTGTATGACTGCCCGAGGTACGGCAGTCATTGGGAGAGAATCGGGTTCCAAG GAAACGACCCGGCTACTGACTTGAGGGGCGTCGGTCTACTTGGTATACTGCACCTTCTCTTCTTGACTACAGGCTTTGGGAACATAGAACTCGTTAACGACATTTACAGCCTTTCCCGAGATCGAGAACAG AACTTCCCATTTGCCCTGATGAGCCTCAACATCACGAAGGTGTCCATAGAGGCACTGAGGGAGGAGGTACTGAACAG GTGCTGCAATGAAAGAAATGACGTCACGGATGTTGTGAACGAGTTTTACGCTGGCACATTTTTGCTGCTCTACCTGTCTTGGAAGAACAAAAAGCTAACGATTAAAGATTCCGGGTTCATTTTGAAAG AGACATCGTTTCTCGCAAAGAAGAAACCCGGATACGTGCTTCAGAATTTGATGGACTACCAGGAGGAGCAGAGTTCTTTGACGACTTCGCAGGTGTTCACGAATTTGGCGGCAATTGAAGCTCAGTGA